The Leucobacter rhizosphaerae genome includes a region encoding these proteins:
- a CDS encoding APC family permease: protein MSAPVTTETEPHDPGLSRRTLGVPSITLMIIAASAPLTVVAGGVTTSFAVTGSLGVPLGFLLIAVILTIFAVGYTAMGRFITNAGAFYAYVAQGLGRPLGVGGSLVALVSYNAMQVGIYGLFGFQLSMFLEAKLGFASPWWLWVFLCIVVVGVLGVNRVDLSAKVLGALVALEFIAVIVFDIVSFTAAPEGVSTAALNPNALFGPALGLILVFGVAAFMGFESGAIYGEEAKDPKRTVPRATYLAVAIIGVFYAFSAWAFSVGIGPSQIVAASQEAGPDLMFIFMTEQTSVIIADIMTILFITSLFAALQAFHNAVARYLYSLGREGVVSHRFSHTSRSGAPWAGSIAQTVIAVVVVAAFALAGDAFGGAEAMFGELSFLYPVLTMFTWLTNTGAAGLVLLMALTAFAVIGFFRKRPSGLNAWTTIVAPLIAGLLLAAMFVMILGNFPLMLGQEEPDLTTFLLPGIIIAAFVIGIVWALVLRNSKPSIYAQIGHGTEPGAYGTAVVDVVEITEVTEVDAVDADRGTTR from the coding sequence ATGAGCGCTCCCGTCACCACGGAAACCGAACCGCACGACCCCGGCCTCAGCCGACGCACGCTCGGCGTGCCGTCCATCACCCTCATGATCATCGCGGCCTCGGCGCCGCTCACGGTCGTGGCGGGTGGCGTGACGACCTCCTTCGCAGTGACCGGCTCGCTGGGCGTGCCCCTCGGGTTCCTCCTCATCGCCGTGATCCTCACGATCTTCGCCGTGGGCTACACCGCGATGGGTCGGTTCATCACCAACGCCGGCGCGTTCTACGCCTACGTCGCGCAGGGCCTCGGCCGGCCGCTCGGCGTCGGCGGATCGCTCGTGGCGCTCGTCTCCTACAACGCCATGCAGGTCGGCATCTACGGCCTCTTCGGGTTCCAGCTCTCGATGTTCCTGGAGGCCAAGCTCGGCTTCGCTTCCCCGTGGTGGCTCTGGGTGTTCCTGTGCATCGTGGTCGTCGGGGTGCTCGGCGTGAACCGCGTCGACCTGTCGGCGAAGGTGCTCGGCGCCCTCGTCGCCCTCGAGTTTATCGCGGTCATCGTGTTCGACATCGTGTCGTTCACGGCCGCGCCGGAGGGGGTCTCGACCGCCGCGCTCAACCCGAACGCCCTCTTCGGCCCCGCGCTCGGCCTCATCCTCGTCTTCGGCGTCGCGGCCTTCATGGGCTTCGAGAGCGGCGCGATCTACGGCGAGGAGGCGAAGGACCCGAAGCGCACGGTCCCCCGGGCCACGTACCTGGCGGTCGCCATCATCGGCGTGTTCTACGCCTTCAGCGCCTGGGCGTTCTCGGTCGGCATCGGGCCCTCCCAGATCGTCGCCGCCTCGCAGGAGGCGGGTCCCGACCTGATGTTCATCTTCATGACCGAGCAGACGAGCGTCATCATCGCCGACATCATGACGATCCTGTTCATCACGAGCCTCTTCGCGGCGCTGCAGGCGTTCCACAACGCCGTCGCGCGCTACCTCTACTCGCTCGGGCGCGAGGGCGTCGTCTCCCATCGCTTCAGCCACACCAGCCGCTCGGGCGCTCCGTGGGCGGGCTCCATCGCGCAGACCGTCATCGCGGTCGTCGTGGTGGCGGCCTTCGCCCTCGCGGGCGACGCCTTCGGCGGCGCTGAGGCGATGTTCGGCGAGCTGTCGTTCCTCTACCCCGTGCTCACCATGTTCACGTGGCTCACGAACACGGGTGCCGCCGGCCTCGTGCTCCTCATGGCACTCACCGCCTTCGCCGTGATCGGGTTCTTCCGCAAGCGACCGAGCGGCCTGAACGCCTGGACCACGATCGTGGCACCGCTCATCGCGGGGCTGCTCCTCGCCGCCATGTTCGTGATGATCCTCGGCAACTTCCCGCTCATGCTCGGGCAGGAGGAGCCGGATCTCACCACGTTCCTCCTCCCCGGCATCATCATCGCGGCGTTTGTGATCGGCATCGTCTGGGCGCTGGTGCTGCGCAACTCGAAGCCGTCGATCTACGCACAGATCGGCCACGGCACCGAACCCGGCGCCTACGGCACAGCGGTGGTCGACGTCGTCGAGATCACCGAGGTCACCGAGGTCGACGCGGTCGACGCGGATCGCGGCACGACACGCTGA
- a CDS encoding P1 family peptidase encodes MFNVERDDGRSTRARDLGVRFDGEPGPHNAITDVPGLEVGFTTITSDAPPVARTGVTAILPRGTEHAGVPCAAGVAVLNGNGELTGRSWIEESGQLQAPIAITNSHAVGAVHTGIDRWMAAHHPSSAAAWMLPVVGETWDGYLNSINAEHVTPEHAVAALDGARGGAVAEGNVGGGTGMNCYGFKGGTGTASRIVRVGDAEWTVGVLLQANFGSRDELRISGRPLGRASQAENSMETSGWFAREAGEGAEAVPGAGSVIVVVATDAPLLPDQCRALARRVPLGLARTGTTGSHFSGDIFLALSTANAGALGSRMSATGPVVESLPHVAWGRIDPFYAAVVEATEEAVVNALVAARDTVGRDGHRSPALPHDEVRAAFDA; translated from the coding sequence ATGTTCAATGTTGAGCGCGACGACGGACGATCGACTCGAGCCCGCGATCTGGGGGTGCGGTTCGACGGCGAACCGGGACCCCACAACGCCATCACCGACGTACCGGGACTCGAGGTCGGCTTCACGACCATCACGTCGGACGCACCCCCGGTCGCCCGCACCGGAGTGACCGCGATCCTGCCCCGCGGAACCGAGCACGCGGGTGTGCCGTGCGCCGCGGGGGTCGCCGTGCTGAACGGCAACGGCGAGCTCACCGGTCGGAGCTGGATCGAGGAGTCCGGGCAGCTGCAGGCCCCGATCGCGATCACCAACTCGCACGCCGTCGGCGCGGTGCACACGGGTATCGACCGCTGGATGGCGGCGCACCACCCGTCGTCCGCCGCGGCCTGGATGCTGCCCGTGGTCGGCGAGACCTGGGACGGCTACCTGAACTCCATCAACGCGGAGCACGTCACCCCCGAGCACGCGGTCGCGGCGCTCGACGGCGCCCGCGGCGGCGCGGTCGCGGAGGGGAACGTCGGCGGCGGCACGGGCATGAACTGCTACGGCTTCAAAGGCGGCACGGGGACGGCGTCGCGGATCGTCCGCGTCGGCGACGCGGAGTGGACCGTCGGCGTGCTCCTGCAGGCGAACTTCGGCTCCCGCGACGAGCTGCGGATCTCGGGCCGGCCGCTCGGCCGCGCGTCGCAGGCGGAGAATTCCATGGAGACGAGCGGGTGGTTCGCGCGCGAGGCGGGCGAGGGCGCCGAGGCCGTGCCGGGCGCGGGCAGCGTGATCGTGGTGGTCGCCACCGACGCCCCGCTCCTGCCCGACCAGTGCCGCGCGCTCGCGCGTCGGGTCCCCCTCGGGCTCGCCCGCACGGGCACCACCGGCAGCCACTTCTCGGGTGACATCTTCCTCGCGCTGTCCACGGCCAACGCCGGCGCGCTCGGCTCTCGGATGTCGGCGACCGGACCGGTGGTGGAGTCGCTGCCCCACGTCGCCTGGGGCCGGATCGACCCGTTCTACGCGGCGGTCGTGGAGGCGACGGAGGAGGCCGTGGTGAACGCGCTCGTGGCGGCGCGGGACACCGTGGGCCGCGACGGGCACCGCAGCCCCGCGCTTCCGCACGACGAGGTGCGCGCGGCGTTCGACGCGTAA
- a CDS encoding aldehyde dehydrogenase family protein, whose product MYTADSLLEAITTTDGETRDVFDPATGERIAAAPVQTAADVDRAIDTAVAHQASWAGLSNEERVAYLHRAADAVEANAEALVTILSREQGKPLNGPNARFEVGACATWLRVTADTPLPVETVIDDGQTFAEMHYRPLGTVGAITPWNWPMMIAIWQIAPSLRMGNTVVQKPSEYTTLSGLALNFILNTVLPEGVLNTVVGAGDLGARIVESEKVDKIMFTGSTRTGKKIVEASSGNLKRLTLELGGNDAGIVLDDVDPKAIAEGLFWGAFINTGQTCAALKRLYVPDAIYDEVVSELAAFAQTMPMGNGLSEDNVLGPLQNEMQFKVVDRLVEAAKSSGARVVLGGNPDRDAVGYFYPTTLIADIDPNNALVVEEQFGPALPIIRYSTVDEAVRLANELEVGLGGSVWSSDRDRAREVAARVQAGTVWINSHGTIHPAVPFGGAKQSGYGQEFGTAGLKSVAQPQVIQG is encoded by the coding sequence ATGTACACAGCTGACAGCCTGCTCGAGGCCATCACCACCACCGACGGCGAGACCCGCGACGTCTTCGATCCCGCGACCGGGGAGCGCATCGCGGCCGCACCCGTGCAGACCGCGGCCGACGTCGATCGCGCGATCGACACCGCCGTCGCCCACCAGGCGAGCTGGGCCGGACTCAGCAACGAGGAGCGGGTGGCCTACCTCCACCGCGCCGCTGACGCCGTCGAGGCGAACGCCGAAGCGCTCGTGACCATCCTCTCCCGCGAACAGGGCAAGCCCCTCAACGGGCCGAACGCCCGCTTCGAGGTCGGCGCCTGCGCCACCTGGCTGCGCGTCACCGCCGACACCCCGCTGCCGGTCGAGACCGTCATCGACGACGGCCAGACCTTCGCGGAGATGCACTACCGTCCGCTCGGCACCGTGGGGGCGATCACCCCCTGGAACTGGCCCATGATGATCGCGATCTGGCAGATCGCCCCGTCGCTCCGCATGGGCAACACGGTCGTGCAGAAGCCCTCCGAGTACACCACGCTCTCGGGGCTCGCCCTCAACTTCATCCTCAACACCGTGCTGCCCGAGGGTGTCCTCAACACCGTCGTCGGCGCGGGCGACCTCGGCGCACGCATCGTGGAGAGCGAGAAGGTCGACAAGATCATGTTCACCGGATCGACGCGCACCGGTAAGAAGATCGTCGAGGCGAGCTCCGGCAACCTGAAGCGCCTGACCCTCGAGCTGGGCGGCAACGACGCGGGCATCGTGCTCGACGACGTCGACCCGAAGGCGATCGCCGAGGGCCTGTTCTGGGGGGCGTTCATCAACACCGGCCAGACCTGCGCCGCACTGAAGCGCCTTTACGTGCCCGACGCCATCTACGACGAGGTCGTGTCGGAGCTCGCGGCGTTCGCGCAGACCATGCCGATGGGCAACGGCCTCAGCGAGGACAACGTGCTCGGACCGCTGCAGAACGAGATGCAGTTCAAGGTCGTCGATCGCCTCGTCGAGGCAGCGAAGTCGTCGGGCGCCCGCGTGGTGCTGGGCGGCAACCCGGATCGCGACGCGGTGGGGTACTTCTACCCGACCACGCTCATCGCGGACATCGACCCGAACAACGCACTCGTGGTCGAGGAGCAGTTCGGCCCGGCGCTGCCGATCATCCGCTACTCCACCGTCGACGAGGCCGTGCGCCTCGCCAACGAGCTCGAGGTCGGCCTCGGCGGCTCGGTGTGGTCGTCGGACCGGGATCGCGCACGCGAGGTCGCCGCGCGCGTCCAGGCCGGCACCGTGTGGATCAACTCGCACGGCACCATCCACCCGGCGGTGCCCTTCGGCGGGGCCAAGCAGTCAGGGTACGGCCAGGAGTTCGGCACGGCGGGCCTCAAGTCGGTCGCGCAGCCGCAGGTGATCCAGGGCTAG
- a CDS encoding amidohydrolase family protein: MVSPTSLLIDRIGELTTNDETLAAGGRLRDAAVVVEHDRIVWVGPAERAPATDERFDAAGRALLPGWVDSHTHLVFAGDRTAEFEARMAGEAYAAGGINVTVEATRAATDAALDANLRRLVGEARRGGTTTIETKTGYGLTVADELRAARIAGAHADAVTFLGAHVVPAGSDPAAYLDLVTGEMLDAVAPHVSAVDVFCERGAFDAAGTARVLAAAQARGLATRVHGNQLGHGPGVQLAVAHGSLSVDHVGFLDDTDIAALADSWSPRRGGSAPRGTVATVLPACDLSTRMPLAPARALLDAGVEVAIASNGNPGTSYTSSMAFCVATAVLQMGLTVQEAVRAATLGGAIALAMDEDGWTDPRGLAQPAVGRIRVGARADLHLLDAPSITHLAYRPGMPLTAAVWRAGGRVA; this comes from the coding sequence ATCGTGAGCCCGACCAGCCTCCTCATCGACCGCATCGGCGAGCTCACGACGAACGACGAGACGCTCGCTGCGGGCGGCCGGCTGCGCGATGCAGCGGTGGTGGTCGAGCACGATCGGATCGTGTGGGTCGGGCCCGCGGAGCGCGCGCCCGCCACGGACGAGCGCTTCGACGCCGCCGGCCGGGCCCTGCTGCCGGGCTGGGTCGACTCCCACACCCACCTCGTGTTCGCGGGTGACCGCACCGCGGAGTTCGAGGCGCGGATGGCCGGCGAGGCATATGCCGCCGGTGGCATCAACGTCACGGTGGAAGCGACTCGTGCCGCAACCGACGCCGCGCTCGACGCGAATCTGCGTCGTCTCGTGGGCGAGGCACGGCGCGGCGGCACCACGACCATCGAGACGAAGACGGGCTACGGGCTCACGGTCGCGGACGAGCTGCGCGCCGCCCGAATCGCGGGTGCGCACGCCGACGCCGTCACGTTCCTGGGCGCGCACGTCGTGCCCGCCGGATCCGATCCGGCCGCCTACCTCGATCTCGTCACCGGCGAGATGCTCGACGCCGTCGCCCCGCACGTGAGCGCCGTCGACGTGTTCTGCGAGCGCGGCGCCTTCGACGCGGCGGGCACCGCGCGGGTGCTCGCCGCCGCCCAGGCGCGCGGCCTCGCCACGCGGGTGCACGGCAATCAGCTCGGGCACGGCCCCGGGGTGCAGCTCGCGGTGGCGCACGGATCGCTGAGCGTCGACCACGTGGGCTTCCTCGATGACACGGACATCGCCGCCCTGGCCGACTCGTGGTCGCCACGGCGCGGCGGGTCCGCACCTCGCGGCACGGTCGCCACCGTGCTCCCGGCCTGCGATCTCTCCACCCGCATGCCGCTCGCGCCGGCCCGCGCGCTGCTCGACGCGGGGGTCGAAGTGGCGATCGCCTCGAACGGCAACCCGGGCACCTCGTACACGTCGTCGATGGCGTTCTGCGTGGCGACGGCGGTGCTGCAGATGGGCCTGACCGTGCAGGAGGCGGTGCGGGCGGCCACGCTCGGCGGCGCCATCGCGCTCGCCATGGACGAGGACGGCTGGACCGACCCCCGGGGTCTCGCGCAGCCGGCGGTCGGGCGGATCCGCGTAGGCGCGCGAGCCGACCTGCACCTGCTCGACGCGCCGTCGATCACGCACCTCGCCTACCGGCCGGGCATGCCCCTCACCGCCGCCGTCTGGCGCGCCGGGGGCCGGGTGGCCTAG
- a CDS encoding IclR family transcriptional regulator, translated as MGDAKVPAADQTLRILTLLARSRGPLPASIIAARLALPRSTVYHLLATLQTHGYVMHLPEERRYGLGLSAVELNSAYARQEPLARLGRPLVAQLVDAVGQSGHLAVPHGRDVLYVIEERAVGAPPLITDVDVRLPMQLTASGRAILAALPKAQVRALFPDREAFVHRHEDPEGIDRYSRLRAVLDDTRTRGFALERGSVTAGLCSIGVPVRDHRGWPVAAIAVTFPEDSVPDARLPELASEVLRTAETLSHRIHGRAAG; from the coding sequence ATGGGTGACGCGAAGGTGCCGGCGGCGGATCAGACGCTGCGCATTCTGACCCTGCTCGCGCGCTCGCGGGGTCCGCTGCCCGCCAGCATCATCGCGGCTCGCCTGGCGCTGCCGCGCTCGACGGTCTATCACCTGCTCGCGACGCTGCAGACGCACGGGTACGTCATGCACCTGCCCGAGGAGCGGCGGTACGGCCTCGGGCTCTCGGCGGTCGAGCTCAACTCTGCGTACGCCCGGCAGGAGCCGCTCGCGCGCCTCGGCCGGCCGCTCGTGGCCCAGCTCGTCGACGCCGTCGGGCAGAGCGGGCACCTCGCCGTGCCGCACGGGCGCGACGTGCTCTACGTGATCGAGGAGCGCGCCGTGGGGGCGCCGCCGCTCATCACCGACGTCGATGTGCGGCTGCCGATGCAGCTCACGGCGAGCGGTCGGGCGATCCTCGCGGCGCTGCCCAAGGCGCAGGTGCGCGCGCTCTTCCCCGATCGCGAGGCGTTCGTGCACCGCCACGAGGACCCGGAGGGCATCGACCGCTACTCTCGCCTGCGCGCGGTGCTCGACGACACGCGCACCCGCGGCTTCGCGCTGGAGCGGGGTTCGGTGACGGCGGGGCTCTGCTCGATCGGGGTGCCGGTGCGAGATCACCGCGGCTGGCCGGTCGCGGCCATCGCGGTCACCTTTCCCGAGGACTCGGTGCCGGACGCGCGACTGCCCGAGCTCGCCTCGGAGGTGCTGCGCACCGCCGAGACGCTGTCGCACCGCATCCACGGCCGCGCGGCCGGCTAG
- the hutH gene encoding histidine ammonia-lyase, with translation MESRARTSVVLGDAPLTISDVVDVARNGATVALGARALERVAASQRVIAELASDTRPHYGVSTGFGALAKVQIPIEKRQQLQRSLIRSHAAGTGPEVEREVVRALMLLRLNTLASGRTGVRPVVAETYAAILNAGITPVVHEYGSLGCSGDLSPLAHCALTLLGEGEVRVSEDPHAPTIPAADALAAAGIEPIVLAEKEGLALINGTDGMLGMLCLALHDLGGLLRVADVAAAASVEALTGTDAVFAADLHALRPHPGQGASAANMLRVLEGSTLIQRPREGEFTRVQDAYSLRCAPQVHGAARDTAAHATGVAGIELVSAIDNPVVLPDGRVESNGNFHGAPVAYVLDFLAIAVADLASISERRTDRFLDVSRNHGLPPFLAADAGLDSGLMIAQYTAAGIVAELKRLAAPASVDSIPSSAMQEDHVSLGWHAGRKLRRSLDGLARVLGIELLASTRALDFRAQDPEAGRPSAATAAVHALFRTRIPAPETDTFLSPTITAAAEFVGSGAVRDAVERALGTQLA, from the coding sequence ATGGAATCTCGTGCACGCACCTCGGTCGTCCTGGGCGACGCCCCGCTCACCATCAGCGACGTCGTCGACGTCGCGCGCAACGGCGCCACCGTCGCGCTCGGTGCCCGCGCCCTCGAGCGCGTCGCGGCGAGTCAGCGGGTCATCGCCGAGCTCGCGAGCGACACGCGCCCGCACTATGGCGTCTCCACGGGCTTCGGGGCGCTCGCCAAGGTGCAGATCCCGATCGAGAAGCGCCAGCAGCTGCAGCGCAGCCTGATCCGGTCGCACGCCGCCGGCACGGGGCCGGAGGTGGAGCGCGAGGTGGTGCGCGCCCTCATGCTGCTGCGCCTCAACACCCTGGCGAGCGGTCGCACCGGCGTGCGCCCCGTCGTCGCCGAGACGTATGCGGCGATCCTCAACGCCGGCATCACGCCGGTCGTGCACGAGTACGGCTCGCTCGGCTGCTCGGGCGATCTCAGCCCGCTGGCGCACTGCGCGCTGACGCTGCTCGGGGAGGGCGAGGTGCGGGTGAGTGAGGATCCGCACGCGCCGACGATTCCGGCGGCCGACGCGCTCGCCGCCGCGGGCATCGAGCCGATCGTGCTCGCGGAGAAAGAGGGCCTCGCGCTGATCAACGGCACGGACGGCATGCTCGGCATGCTCTGCCTCGCGCTGCACGACCTCGGCGGCCTGCTCCGGGTCGCGGACGTCGCGGCGGCCGCGAGCGTCGAGGCGCTGACCGGCACCGACGCGGTGTTCGCCGCCGACCTCCACGCGCTGCGCCCGCACCCGGGCCAGGGGGCCTCCGCGGCGAACATGCTGCGGGTGCTCGAGGGGTCCACGCTCATCCAGCGCCCCCGCGAGGGCGAGTTCACGCGGGTGCAGGACGCGTACTCGCTCCGGTGCGCCCCCCAGGTGCACGGCGCTGCCCGCGACACCGCCGCACACGCGACCGGCGTCGCGGGCATCGAACTCGTGTCGGCGATCGACAACCCCGTGGTGCTGCCCGACGGCCGGGTCGAGTCGAACGGCAACTTCCACGGCGCCCCCGTCGCCTACGTGCTCGACTTCCTGGCCATCGCGGTGGCCGACCTCGCGAGCATCTCCGAGCGCCGCACGGATCGGTTCCTCGACGTCTCCCGCAACCACGGCCTGCCGCCGTTCCTCGCCGCCGACGCCGGGCTCGACTCCGGTCTGATGATCGCGCAGTACACGGCCGCAGGCATCGTCGCGGAGCTCAAGCGGCTCGCGGCCCCGGCCTCGGTCGACTCGATCCCGTCGTCGGCGATGCAGGAGGATCACGTCTCGCTCGGCTGGCACGCCGGTCGCAAGCTGCGGCGATCGCTCGACGGGCTGGCCCGGGTGCTCGGGATCGAGCTGCTCGCGTCCACGCGCGCGCTCGACTTCCGGGCTCAGGATCCCGAGGCGGGGCGGCCGAGCGCGGCGACGGCCGCGGTGCACGCGCTCTTCCGCACGCGGATCCCCGCGCCGGAGACGGACACGTTCCTGTCGCCCACCATCACCGCCGCCGCGGAGTTCGTGGGATCGGGTGCGGTTCGCGACGCGGTGGAGCGCGCGCTCGGCACGCAGCTTGCCTGA
- the hutU gene encoding urocanate hydratase, with the protein MALPGARPVRSPRGTELSAKSWQTEAPLRMLMNNLDPEVAERPDDLVVYGGTGRAARSWEAYDAIVDTLRDLEDDETLLVQSGKPVGVFRTNVWAPRVLIANSNLVGDWATWPEFRKLEAEGLMMYGQMTAGSWIYIGTQGILQGTFETFAAIGAKRFGGSLAGTITLTGGCGGMGGAQPLAVTLNDGACLIVDVDETRLRRRVGKRYLDEVVTDLDDALATVQRAKDERRGWSVGLVGNAAKVFPEILRRHRAGEMTIDIVTDQTSAHDPLSYLPVGISVDEWRDRAAEDPEAFTTAARASMAAHVRAMVEFQDAGAEVFDYGNSIRDEARQGGYDRAFEFPGFVPAYIRPLFCEGLGPFRWAALSGDPEDIRVTDEAILELFPENAHLHRWIRAAQDRVEFEGLPARICWLGYGDRAKAAVRFNELVAEGTLSAPIVIGRDHLDSGSVASPYRETEAMADGSDAIADWPLLNALTAASSGATWVSLHHGGGVGIGRSIHSGQVSVADGTPLAAEKLQRLLTNDPGMGVIRHVDAGYQRAVDVAAERGVRVPMTPRVRDGGASARAAAGEH; encoded by the coding sequence ATGGCTCTCCCCGGCGCACGCCCCGTCCGATCCCCCCGAGGCACCGAGCTCTCAGCGAAGAGCTGGCAGACCGAGGCGCCGCTGCGGATGCTCATGAACAACCTCGACCCCGAGGTCGCGGAGCGGCCGGATGACCTCGTCGTGTACGGCGGCACCGGTCGCGCGGCGCGCAGCTGGGAGGCCTACGACGCGATCGTCGACACGCTGCGGGATCTCGAGGACGACGAGACCCTGCTCGTGCAGTCCGGCAAGCCCGTCGGGGTCTTCCGCACGAACGTCTGGGCCCCGCGCGTGCTCATCGCGAACTCCAACCTCGTCGGCGACTGGGCCACCTGGCCCGAGTTCCGCAAGCTCGAGGCCGAGGGCCTCATGATGTACGGCCAGATGACCGCGGGCTCCTGGATCTACATCGGCACCCAGGGGATCCTCCAGGGCACGTTCGAGACCTTCGCCGCGATCGGGGCGAAGCGGTTCGGCGGCTCGCTCGCGGGCACCATCACCCTCACCGGCGGCTGCGGCGGCATGGGCGGCGCGCAGCCGCTCGCCGTCACCCTGAACGACGGGGCCTGCCTCATCGTCGACGTCGACGAGACCCGGCTGCGGCGTCGCGTCGGCAAGCGCTACCTCGACGAGGTGGTCACCGACCTCGACGACGCCCTCGCGACGGTGCAGCGGGCGAAGGACGAGCGGCGCGGCTGGTCCGTCGGGCTCGTCGGCAACGCGGCGAAGGTCTTCCCGGAGATCCTGCGTCGTCACCGCGCGGGCGAGATGACGATCGACATCGTCACCGACCAGACGAGCGCGCACGATCCACTCTCCTACCTGCCCGTCGGCATCTCGGTCGACGAGTGGCGGGATCGCGCGGCCGAGGATCCCGAGGCGTTCACGACCGCGGCCCGCGCCTCGATGGCCGCCCACGTGCGCGCGATGGTGGAGTTCCAAGACGCGGGCGCCGAGGTGTTCGACTACGGCAACTCGATCCGCGACGAGGCCCGACAGGGCGGCTACGACCGGGCATTCGAGTTCCCGGGCTTCGTGCCGGCGTACATCCGGCCGCTCTTCTGCGAGGGGCTCGGGCCGTTCCGCTGGGCTGCGCTGTCGGGTGATCCCGAGGACATCCGCGTCACCGACGAGGCGATTCTCGAACTCTTCCCCGAGAACGCCCACCTCCACCGCTGGATCCGCGCGGCGCAGGATCGCGTCGAGTTCGAGGGGCTGCCCGCCCGGATCTGCTGGCTCGGCTACGGGGATCGCGCGAAGGCCGCGGTACGGTTCAACGAGCTCGTCGCCGAGGGCACGCTTTCGGCGCCGATCGTCATCGGCCGCGACCACCTCGACTCGGGATCGGTCGCGTCCCCCTACCGCGAGACCGAGGCCATGGCCGACGGCTCCGACGCCATCGCGGACTGGCCGCTCCTGAACGCGCTCACCGCGGCCTCCTCCGGCGCGACCTGGGTGTCCCTGCACCACGGTGGCGGCGTCGGGATCGGCCGGTCCATCCACTCCGGGCAGGTCTCGGTCGCCGACGGCACACCCCTCGCCGCGGAGAAGCTGCAGCGGCTGCTCACGAACGACCCCGGCATGGGGGTGATCCGGCACGTCGACGCCGGGTACCAGCGCGCGGTCGACGTCGCCGCGGAGCGCGGGGTCCGCGTGCCCATGACCCCGCGGGTGCGCGACGGCGGCGCATCGGCTCGGGCCGCGGCCGGGGAGCACTGA
- a CDS encoding APC family permease — MRTQLDEPSGAQSSTLAAGRLGTWDIVFFVISAAAPLTVILSGAVTSFRMGGIGAPGAILFCAVVLILFALGFTAMSKSVRNAGAFYAYVSRGIGKPVGLGVSSVTVFAYISLVISFYGFIGFFAQFTFAELFGLDVPWGVWSLVAVLVVGFLGYRKIDVGAKVLAVLLTLEVAILLVLAFAALADGGPEPWSLTSFDPQHVFFAPAAGTLFVIGFGAYLGFESTAIYAEEAKRPERTIPRATIIAIAFLGVFYAFTFWILTVAFGVEGVIELARSDAFETMVIEGTGDLAGAWAAFVMKILVVTSFFACVLSFHNACTRYLFSLGREGLLPRALGRTSRRSQSPAVASLTLSALSALGVVIAILVGADPFLGLALWTYATGVQGLVFAQAVTAVAVVWYFVRDRRGHSVWRVIVAPALGALGLLAGFVLIVTNFEVVTGLTGPVNALLLLPTPILFLGGIVVGLVLRARRPAYYSGLTQSVPVHAADAP; from the coding sequence ATGCGCACCCAGCTCGACGAACCCTCCGGAGCGCAGAGCTCCACGCTCGCCGCCGGACGGCTGGGCACGTGGGACATCGTATTCTTCGTGATCTCCGCCGCAGCTCCCCTCACGGTGATTCTCAGCGGCGCGGTTACGTCGTTCCGCATGGGCGGGATCGGCGCCCCCGGAGCAATCCTCTTCTGCGCCGTGGTGCTGATCCTGTTCGCCCTCGGGTTCACGGCGATGTCGAAGAGCGTGCGGAACGCGGGGGCCTTCTACGCGTACGTGTCCCGCGGGATCGGCAAGCCCGTCGGCCTCGGCGTCTCGTCGGTGACGGTGTTCGCGTACATCTCGCTCGTGATCTCGTTCTACGGCTTCATCGGCTTCTTCGCGCAGTTCACGTTCGCCGAGTTGTTCGGGCTCGACGTGCCGTGGGGCGTGTGGTCCCTCGTGGCGGTCCTCGTCGTCGGCTTCCTCGGCTACCGCAAGATCGACGTCGGGGCGAAGGTGCTCGCCGTGCTGCTCACCCTGGAGGTCGCGATCCTGCTCGTGCTCGCGTTCGCGGCGCTCGCCGATGGCGGCCCCGAACCCTGGAGCCTCACCTCGTTCGACCCGCAGCACGTCTTCTTCGCCCCCGCCGCGGGCACCCTGTTCGTCATCGGATTCGGTGCCTACCTCGGCTTCGAGAGCACCGCGATCTACGCGGAGGAGGCGAAGCGGCCGGAGCGCACGATCCCGCGCGCGACCATCATCGCCATCGCGTTCCTCGGGGTCTTCTACGCGTTCACGTTCTGGATCCTGACGGTCGCGTTCGGCGTCGAGGGTGTGATCGAACTCGCGCGCAGCGACGCGTTCGAGACGATGGTGATCGAGGGCACCGGGGATCTCGCAGGGGCGTGGGCGGCGTTCGTCATGAAGATCCTGGTGGTCACGAGCTTCTTCGCCTGCGTGCTGTCGTTCCACAACGCCTGCACCCGCTACCTCTTCTCGCTCGGGCGGGAGGGGCTGCTGCCGCGCGCCCTCGGTCGCACGAGTCGGCGCAGCCAGTCGCCTGCCGTCGCGAGCCTCACACTCTCCGCGCTCTCGGCGCTGGGGGTCGTCATCGCCATCCTCGTCGGCGCGGACCCGTTCCTCGGACTCGCGCTCTGGACGTACGCGACGGGGGTGCAGGGGCTGGTGTTCGCTCAGGCCGTGACGGCCGTCGCCGTCGTCTGGTACTTCGTGCGGGATCGCCGCGGCCACAGCGTCTGGCGCGTCATCGTGGCCCCCGCCCTCGGGGCGCTCGGCCTGCTCGCGGGATTTGTGCTCATCGTCACGAACTTCGAGGTGGTGACGGGGCTCACCGGGCCCGTCAACGCCCTTCTGCTCCTGCCCACGCCGATCCTCTTCCTCGGCGGCATCGTCGTCGGACTCGTGCTCCGAGCGCGCCGCCCCGCGTACTACTCTGGGCTCACCCAGTCCGTGCCGGTGCATGCGGCCGACGCCCCCTAG